In Hevea brasiliensis isolate MT/VB/25A 57/8 chromosome 13, ASM3005281v1, whole genome shotgun sequence, a single genomic region encodes these proteins:
- the LOC110654360 gene encoding serine/threonine-protein kinase AtPK2/AtPK19 encodes MVSNSQKKNLHSVLSSNLKKLSITPPNPTSDFDFSEVFGPLTPHPNQSQSPSTSASSSSSSAFIRDPLVIQNRSHSFVGPSPRYTPSSSSPFQIQEEDLENENEVIVEEDDKKGKSEQVGSKIGPGDFEILRVVGQGAFGKVFQVKYKRSNCGDGDGIYAMKVMRKDTIIKKNHVDYMKAERDILTKVVHPFIVQLRYSFQTKAKLYLILDFINGGHLFFHLYRQGIFSEDQARVYTAEIASAVSHLHKCGIVHRDLKPENILMDCDGHVMLTDFGLAKEIDESSRSNSLCGTTEYMAPEILLSKGHNKDADWWSVGILLYEMLTGQPPFTHKDRKKLQERIIKEKVKLPPYLSTEAHSLLKGLLQKEPSRRLGSGPGGGDEVKSHKWFGSINWKKLEARESQPKFKPDVSGKDCTANFDKCWTTMPPDDSPAATPTAGEHFQGYTYIAPNPWLSSA; translated from the exons ATGGTTTCCAATTCTCAGAAGAAAAACCTTCACTCTGTATTATCCAGCAACCTCAAAAAGCTCTCAATAACGCCTCCCAACCCTACCTCTGACTTCGACTTCTCTGAAGTATTTGGCCCGCTTACCCCACACCCAAACCAATCACAATCTCCTTCAACATCCGCctcatcttcttcctcctctgCTTTTATCAGGGACCCACTTGTTATCCAGAACCGTTCCCATTCGTTCGTGGGTCCCTCCCCTCGCTACACCCCCTCCTCTTCTTCCCCTTTTCAAATCCAAGAAGAGGATCTCGAAAATGAAAATGAGGTTATTGTTGAGGAGGATGACAAGAAGGGGAAGAGTGAGCAAGTGGGTAGTAAGATTGGGCCTGGTGATTTCGAGATCCTGAGAGTTGTTGGGCAGGGAGCCTTTGGTAAGGTGTTTCAAGTGAAATACAAAAGGAGTAATTGTGGAGATGGGGATGGGATTTATGCAATGAAAGTGATGAGAAAGGATACTATTATCAAAAAGAATCATGTCGATTACATGAAGGCTGAGAGGGATATCCTCACCAAAGTCGTGCATCCCTTTATTGTTCAGCTTCGTTACTCTTTCCAG ACCAAGGCTAAGCTTTATTTGATCCTGGATTTTATAAATGGTGGTCATCTCTTCTTTCATCTTTATCGGCAGGGGATCTTCAG TGAGGATCAGGCAAGGGTTTACACTGCTGAGATAGCGTCTGCTGTTTCACATCTTCACAAGTGCGGGATTGTGCACCGGGATCTTAAACCTGAAAATATTCTTATGGATTGTGATGGACAC GTTATGCTAACTGATTTTGGACTCGCAAAGGAAATTGATGAATCAAGTAGATCGAATTCATTGTGTGGGACCACAGAATACATGGCTCCAGAAATTTTACTGTCAAAAGGCCACAACAAAGATGCAGATTGGTGGAGTGTTGGAATACTCTTATATGAAATGCTAACTGGGCAG CCTCCATTTACACACAAAGATAGAAAGAAGCTTCAGGAGAGAATTATCAAAGAGAAAGTAAAACTTCCACCATACCTTAGCACTGAAGCTCACTCTTTGCTCAAAGGA TTGCTGCAGAAGGAACCATCAAGAAGGCTAGGCAGTGGTCCTGGTGGAGGGGATGAGGTCAAAAGTCATAAATGGTTTGGTTCAATCAACTGGAAGAAGTTAGAGGCAAGGGAATCGCAGCCGAAGTTCAAGCCAGATGTGAGCGGAAAAGATTGTACAGCAAATTTTGACAAGTGTTGGACGACAATGCCTCCTGATGACTCACCGGCTGCCACACCAACAGCTGGTGAACATTTCCAAGGATACACGTACATTGCGCCAAACCCTTGGCTTTCATCTGCATGA